The DNA window GTTCGTTTCATGAACGCGGGCGGGGATGAAGCGTCAGACCCCTTTTCTTATTTCCAGATGATCGGAACTTTGTACTGACTGATGAGAGGATCGGAAGTCATGACAGGCAATCTTTCCAATCGCGACTGCGAAACGATCATTCGGTCAAAAGGATCTCTGTGGAGGCGGGGCAGATGAAAGACATGGAGGGCATGGCTCGCGAGAATGGGCAGACCCCGGATCGCATTTTCGGCCATCTGGTCTGATATGAAGACGTCTGGTTTATCAGGGAGGGTCAATCTCTTCAGTTGATATTTTATCGAGATCTCCCAGCAACTGGCAGCGCTGAGGAATAATTCGTTCTCGCCGTCAGCGATTATTCTGCGCACCTGCCCCAGAAGACGGGGGTCATCGGTCAGCCACCAGAGAAACACGTGGGTGTCCAGTATGGCCTTCATTTCTCGAATTCGGTCAGA is part of the Thermodesulfovibrionales bacterium genome and encodes:
- a CDS encoding type II toxin-antitoxin system VapC family toxin, whose product is MKAILDTHVFLWWLTDDPRLLGQVRRIIADGENELFLSAASCWEISIKYQLKRLTLPDKPDVFISDQMAENAIRGLPILASHALHVFHLPRLHRDPFDRMIVSQSRLERLPVMTSDPLISQYKVPIIWK